One Methylobacterium sp. AMS5 genomic region harbors:
- a CDS encoding Tex family protein: MKSVNLLIAEELGAREAQVAAAVDLLDGGYTVPFIARYRKEATDSLDDAQLRTLEERLGYLRELRDRRASVTESIRAQGKLTPELAAAIAAADTKARLEDIYLPFRPKRRSKAQTAREAGLAPLAETLLTRPETVPERAAQGFVDAAKGIETAEAALEGARAILIERFAEDADLIGRLREDFWRGGEAVAKVRKGKETTGQKFSDYFDWRERLERMPSHRVLAVFRGEKEEVLDLAFAAEGEDSAAGVPGLFELAVCRRFGVSARGRPADAWLLDTVRIAWRTKIRPGIKADLRARLFERAEEAAVKVFAGNLKDLLLAAPAGGRATLGLDPGYRNGVKAAVVDRTGKVVAVETTYPHEPQRRWKEAVASLSRLCRQHGVELIAIGNGTASRETDRLATEILAANPDLKMAKVTVSEAGASVYSASAIATRELPDLDVSHRGAVSIARRLQDPLAELVKIDPKSIGVGQYQHDVTEQKLSRSLQAVVEDAVNAVGVDVNTASGPLLAQVSGLGASVADKIVTHRDANGPFRTRAGLKKVPGLGAKTFELAAGFLRIPDGEDPLDRSGVHPEAYPVVRRILEATKSDIRVLIGNAAVLRPLSPAAFADERFGVPTVRDIIAELEKPGRDPRPAFKTASFQEGVETIGDLKPGMQLEGVVTNVAAFGAFVDIGVHQDGLVHISAMARKRIASPSEVVKTGDVVRVLVLSVDVPRKRIALSMRLDDPLEGATPPRGNAPRPDAQPRRPAPTAPPQDGALAEALRRAGVSSPKRS; encoded by the coding sequence GTGAAGAGCGTGAACCTGCTGATCGCCGAGGAACTCGGTGCCCGCGAGGCGCAGGTGGCCGCGGCCGTGGATCTGCTCGACGGCGGCTACACGGTTCCGTTCATCGCCCGCTACCGCAAGGAGGCGACCGACTCGCTGGACGACGCGCAGCTCCGCACCCTCGAGGAGCGGCTGGGCTATCTGCGCGAGCTGCGCGACCGGCGTGCCAGCGTCACCGAGAGCATCCGCGCCCAGGGCAAGCTGACGCCGGAACTCGCCGCCGCCATCGCTGCCGCCGACACCAAGGCGCGGCTGGAAGACATCTACCTGCCGTTCCGGCCCAAACGCCGCAGCAAGGCGCAGACCGCCCGCGAGGCCGGGCTCGCGCCGCTGGCCGAGACCCTGCTCACGCGCCCCGAGACGGTGCCGGAGCGGGCGGCGCAGGGCTTCGTGGACGCCGCCAAGGGCATCGAAACCGCCGAGGCGGCCCTGGAGGGCGCCCGGGCGATCCTGATCGAGCGCTTCGCCGAGGATGCCGACCTGATCGGCCGCCTGCGCGAGGATTTTTGGCGCGGGGGCGAGGCCGTGGCGAAGGTCCGCAAGGGCAAGGAGACGACGGGCCAGAAGTTCTCCGACTATTTCGATTGGCGCGAGCGCCTGGAGCGGATGCCCTCGCACCGGGTGCTGGCGGTGTTCCGCGGCGAGAAGGAGGAGGTGCTCGACCTCGCCTTCGCGGCCGAAGGCGAGGATTCGGCGGCGGGCGTGCCGGGGCTGTTCGAACTCGCCGTCTGCCGCCGGTTCGGCGTGTCCGCGCGCGGCCGTCCGGCGGATGCGTGGCTGCTCGACACCGTTCGCATCGCCTGGCGCACCAAGATCCGCCCCGGCATCAAGGCCGATTTGCGGGCACGCCTGTTCGAGCGGGCGGAGGAGGCGGCGGTGAAGGTGTTCGCCGGCAACCTCAAGGATCTTCTGCTCGCCGCCCCGGCGGGCGGGCGGGCGACGCTCGGGCTCGATCCCGGCTACCGCAACGGCGTGAAGGCGGCGGTGGTCGACCGCACCGGCAAGGTCGTGGCGGTCGAGACCACCTATCCGCACGAGCCGCAGCGGCGCTGGAAGGAGGCGGTGGCCTCGCTCTCCCGTCTCTGCCGCCAGCACGGCGTCGAGTTGATCGCCATCGGCAACGGCACCGCCTCGCGGGAGACCGACCGGCTCGCCACCGAGATCCTGGCCGCCAACCCCGATCTCAAGATGGCCAAGGTCACGGTGTCGGAGGCCGGCGCCTCCGTCTACTCGGCCTCGGCCATCGCCACCCGTGAGTTGCCCGATCTCGACGTGTCGCATCGCGGCGCCGTCTCCATCGCCCGGCGCCTGCAGGACCCGCTGGCGGAACTGGTGAAGATCGACCCGAAATCCATCGGCGTCGGCCAATACCAGCACGACGTCACCGAGCAGAAGCTTTCGCGCTCGCTTCAAGCGGTGGTCGAGGACGCGGTGAACGCGGTCGGTGTCGATGTGAACACCGCCTCCGGCCCGCTCCTGGCCCAGGTCTCGGGCCTCGGCGCGTCGGTGGCGGACAAGATCGTCACCCACCGCGACGCCAACGGCCCGTTCCGGACCCGTGCCGGGCTGAAGAAGGTGCCGGGCCTCGGCGCCAAGACTTTTGAACTCGCGGCGGGCTTCCTGCGCATCCCCGATGGCGAGGACCCGCTCGACCGCTCCGGCGTCCACCCGGAGGCCTATCCGGTGGTGCGACGCATTCTCGAGGCGACGAAGAGCGACATCCGCGTGCTGATCGGCAATGCCGCGGTTCTACGCCCGCTCTCGCCCGCCGCCTTCGCCGACGAACGCTTCGGCGTGCCGACCGTGCGCGACATCATCGCCGAGCTGGAAAAGCCCGGCCGCGACCCGCGCCCGGCCTTCAAGACGGCGAGCTTCCAGGAAGGCGTCGAGACGATCGGCGACCTCAAGCCCGGGATGCAGTTGGAGGGCGTTGTCACCAACGTCGCGGCCTTCGGCGCCTTCGTCGATATCGGCGTGCATCAGGACGGGCTCGTCCACATCTCGGCGATGGCCCGCAAGCGGATCGCCTCGCCCTCCGAGGTTGTGAAGACCGGCGACGTGGTGCGCGTGCTGGTGCTGTCGGTCGATGTACCGCGCAAGCGGATCGCACTGTCGATGCGGCTCGACGACCCCCTCGAGGGCGCGACGCCGCCGCGTGGAAACGCCCCCCGCCCCGATGCGCAGCCCCGGCGCCCGGCGCCCACAGCCCCGCCGCAGGACGGGGCGCTGGCCGAAGCGCTCCGGCGCGCCGGCGTCTCGTCGCCTAAGCGTTCCTGA
- a CDS encoding ABC transporter ATP-binding protein: MIRFENVTKVYSTYGRRRTILDRVNFTLKPGISYGIMGINGAGKSTTMKLIAGVEEPTRGRIVRGLRVSWPLGFAGGFNAKMTGRDNVIFVSRIYGEDPRRVLEFVEDFSELGSYLNMPVNTYSSGMGSRLAFGMSMAIPFDTYLIDETLSVGDARFQKRCAEVFNKRRETADVILISHSMEQIREYCSQALILINGQAVVYDDVDEAITAYRRLNS; encoded by the coding sequence GTGATCCGCTTCGAGAACGTCACCAAGGTCTATTCCACCTATGGTCGGCGGCGCACCATCCTGGACCGGGTGAACTTCACCCTGAAGCCCGGCATCAGCTACGGCATCATGGGGATCAACGGTGCCGGCAAATCGACCACCATGAAGCTTATCGCCGGCGTCGAGGAGCCGACCCGGGGCCGCATCGTCCGGGGTCTTCGCGTCTCCTGGCCGCTGGGCTTCGCAGGCGGCTTCAACGCCAAGATGACGGGCCGGGACAACGTCATCTTCGTTTCCCGGATCTACGGGGAGGATCCGCGGCGCGTGCTCGAATTCGTCGAGGATTTCTCCGAACTCGGCAGCTACCTGAACATGCCGGTCAACACCTACTCCTCCGGCATGGGCTCGCGGCTCGCCTTCGGGATGAGCATGGCGATTCCCTTCGACACCTACCTCATCGACGAAACGCTCTCGGTGGGCGACGCGCGCTTCCAGAAGCGGTGCGCCGAGGTGTTCAACAAGCGGCGCGAAACCGCGGACGTGATCCTGATTTCCCACAGCATGGAACAGATCCGCGAATATTGCAGTCAGGCGCTGATCCTGATCAACGGGCAGGCGGTGGTCTACGACGATGTCGATGAGGCGATCACCGCCTACCGGCGCCTGAATAGCTGA
- the flhA gene encoding flagellar biosynthesis protein FlhA has translation MSETARAVPAGTGGLGGLSSLRMPSRANFQALSKRSDLFFATAVMGILTVLIFPLPAFLLDLLLAVSIILSVLIMMTGLFIDNPLEFTVFPTLLLVATLLRLALNLASTRLILGHGHEGTAAAGHVIEAFGHFVMGGNFVIGIIVFAILIIVNFVVITKGSGRIAEVAARFTLDAMPGKQMAIDADLSAGLIDEKVAKARRSALEEESSFFGAMDGASKFVRGDAVAALLITGINVVGGIIIGVAQNGLGFAEAAKTYTLLTIGDGLASQVPALIVSTAAGILVSKAGVKGSADKALGKQMANYPKALGMSAGVMILIALLPGMPMLPFLALGGASGYAAWRIAKTQRETPPAAAEGTPGAAAPGGAPAEETVTDLLKLDDLKLEMGYALLALVNGEGQDRLTDQIKALRRQLAAELGIVMPSVRILDNVSLEANTYVVRVKEIEAGTGQVFPGQFMAMDPMGGQVQLPGQHLLEPTFGLPATWVDAGLRDQAQLKGYTVVDAATVISTHLTELIKAHVSELLNHVEVQKLLRELPKEHTELLKEVVPSQIATTGIQRVLQLLLTERVSVRDLGSIVEGIAEVAGHVKNPRDIVEHVRARLGRQICAQYQGPDGTLPIITLSPAWEQAFLESIVGEREERYLAMQPSRLTEFVNTVRDRFEQAARMGEMPVLVTSVQARPFVRSIIERFRRETPVMSQAEIHSRARLRTVGSV, from the coding sequence ATGAGCGAGACGGCCAGGGCCGTTCCAGCGGGAACAGGCGGGCTCGGCGGCCTGTCGTCCCTGCGTATGCCGAGCCGGGCGAACTTCCAGGCGCTCTCGAAGCGCTCGGACCTGTTCTTCGCCACGGCGGTGATGGGCATCCTCACGGTGCTGATCTTCCCGCTGCCGGCCTTCCTGCTCGACCTCTTGCTCGCGGTCTCGATCATCCTCTCTGTGCTGATCATGATGACCGGGCTGTTCATCGACAACCCGCTCGAGTTCACGGTCTTCCCGACGCTGCTGCTGGTCGCGACCTTGCTGCGGCTCGCGCTCAACCTCGCCTCGACCCGGCTGATCCTCGGCCACGGCCACGAGGGCACGGCGGCGGCGGGTCACGTCATCGAAGCCTTCGGGCACTTCGTGATGGGCGGCAACTTCGTGATCGGGATCATCGTCTTCGCGATCCTGATCATCGTGAACTTCGTCGTCATCACCAAGGGCTCGGGCCGCATCGCCGAGGTGGCGGCGCGCTTCACCCTCGACGCCATGCCCGGCAAGCAGATGGCCATCGACGCCGACCTCTCGGCCGGGCTGATCGACGAGAAGGTGGCCAAAGCCCGCCGCTCGGCTCTGGAGGAGGAATCCTCGTTCTTCGGCGCCATGGACGGTGCCTCGAAGTTCGTGCGCGGCGACGCGGTGGCCGCACTCCTCATCACCGGCATCAACGTGGTCGGCGGCATCATCATCGGCGTCGCCCAGAACGGACTCGGCTTCGCCGAGGCGGCCAAGACCTACACGCTGCTCACCATCGGCGACGGGCTGGCCTCCCAGGTGCCGGCGCTGATCGTCTCGACCGCGGCCGGCATCCTCGTCTCGAAGGCCGGCGTGAAAGGCTCGGCCGACAAGGCGCTCGGCAAGCAGATGGCGAACTATCCGAAAGCCCTCGGCATGTCGGCGGGCGTCATGATCCTGATCGCGCTCCTGCCCGGCATGCCGATGCTGCCCTTCCTCGCGCTCGGCGGCGCCTCCGGCTACGCGGCGTGGCGCATCGCCAAGACGCAGCGCGAGACCCCGCCCGCGGCGGCGGAGGGCACGCCCGGCGCCGCAGCCCCCGGCGGGGCGCCGGCCGAGGAGACCGTCACCGACCTGCTGAAGCTCGACGACCTAAAACTAGAGATGGGCTACGCGCTCCTCGCCCTCGTCAACGGCGAGGGCCAGGATCGGCTCACCGACCAGATCAAGGCCCTGCGCCGCCAACTCGCGGCGGAGCTCGGAATCGTCATGCCCTCGGTGCGCATCCTCGACAACGTGAGCCTGGAGGCCAACACCTACGTGGTGCGGGTGAAGGAAATCGAGGCCGGCACGGGACAGGTCTTCCCCGGACAGTTCATGGCGATGGACCCGATGGGCGGTCAGGTGCAGCTGCCCGGCCAACACCTGCTGGAGCCGACCTTCGGCCTGCCCGCAACCTGGGTCGATGCCGGCTTACGCGATCAGGCCCAGCTCAAGGGCTACACCGTGGTCGATGCGGCCACCGTGATCTCGACGCACCTGACCGAACTGATCAAGGCCCACGTCTCGGAACTCCTGAACCACGTCGAGGTGCAGAAGCTGCTGCGCGAATTGCCCAAGGAGCACACGGAACTGCTCAAGGAGGTGGTGCCCTCGCAGATCGCCACCACCGGCATCCAGCGCGTGCTGCAGCTGCTGCTGACCGAGCGGGTCTCGGTGCGCGACCTCGGCTCCATCGTCGAGGGCATCGCCGAGGTCGCCGGCCACGTGAAGAACCCGCGCGACATCGTCGAGCATGTCCGCGCCCGCCTCGGCCGCCAGATCTGCGCGCAGTATCAGGGCCCGGACGGGACGCTGCCGATCATCACCCTGTCGCCCGCCTGGGAGCAGGCCTTCCTCGAATCGATCGTCGGCGAGCGCGAGGAGCGCTACCTCGCGATGCAGCCCTCCCGGCTGACGGAGTTCGTCAACACGGTGCGCGACCGCTTCGAGCAGGCGGCGCGCATGGGCGAGATGCCGGTGCTGGTCACCTCGGTCCAGGCCCGGCCGTTCGTCCGCTCGATCATCGAGCGCTTCCGCCGCGAAACCCCGGTGATGAGCCAGGCGGAGATCCATTCCCGCGCGCGGCTACGGACGGTCGGATCGGTGTGA
- a CDS encoding methyl-accepting chemotaxis protein produces MFRFDIPRKLYALVALAALSLVAIGAVALTYQYEAMYGQRVNRLSLMTESAVNLIDHYRQSVEKGEMTEAAARSTAYAAVTSMRHGKDGYFFVYDRDVVVVAHATPKFIGQSFRDLKDTTGYAFIADVLPRAVRDGVASVVYTWKRTPDAAATPKLGVFRFYAPWGVYIGTGVHIDDLKATLWEQIERLGFVALGILLVLGVASWAIIRSIVRPMSALQATMGRLAEGRTDIALPEAKRNDEVGAMARAVAVFRDNAIEREQLQGAQEADQTLKMQRAERLNGLIQDFEGTITGIVTTIGGAATQLQSTAQGLAGTANQTASQSTAVAAAAEEATTNVNTVAAAAEELGSSVQEIGRQVDGSAALSRTAVDEAGQTGKLVQDLSEAAARIGDVVAMISDIAGQTNLLALNATIEAARAGEAGRGFAVVAAEVKELASQTARATTDISEQIARIQRSTGTAVGAIGDIATRIREISSVSTSIAAAVEEQSAATQEIVRNVAQAATGTSEVTHNISGVARASEQTGTAAAHVLGAATELSQQSDHLRAEVRRFLATVRAA; encoded by the coding sequence ATGTTCCGGTTCGATATCCCGAGAAAGCTCTATGCTCTGGTGGCCCTAGCGGCTTTGAGCCTCGTGGCGATCGGCGCCGTGGCGCTCACCTACCAGTACGAGGCGATGTACGGGCAGCGCGTCAACCGTCTCAGCCTGATGACGGAATCGGCCGTCAACCTGATCGATCACTACCGCCAGAGCGTCGAGAAGGGCGAGATGACGGAGGCCGCGGCCCGGTCCACCGCCTATGCCGCCGTCACGTCGATGCGGCACGGCAAGGACGGCTACTTCTTCGTCTACGACCGCGACGTCGTCGTGGTCGCCCACGCCACGCCGAAGTTCATCGGCCAGAGCTTCCGCGACCTCAAGGACACAACCGGCTACGCCTTCATCGCCGACGTGCTGCCGCGCGCCGTGCGCGATGGGGTGGCCTCGGTCGTCTACACCTGGAAGCGGACGCCCGATGCGGCGGCGACGCCGAAGCTCGGCGTGTTCCGGTTCTACGCCCCCTGGGGGGTCTATATCGGCACCGGCGTCCATATCGACGACCTGAAGGCGACCCTGTGGGAGCAGATCGAGCGCCTCGGGTTCGTGGCGCTGGGCATCCTGCTCGTTCTCGGCGTCGCCTCCTGGGCGATCATCCGCTCGATCGTCCGGCCGATGAGCGCGCTGCAGGCGACGATGGGCCGGCTCGCCGAGGGCCGCACCGACATCGCCCTGCCGGAGGCCAAGCGCAACGACGAGGTCGGGGCGATGGCCCGCGCCGTGGCGGTCTTCCGCGACAACGCCATCGAGCGCGAACAGCTGCAGGGGGCGCAGGAGGCCGATCAGACGCTCAAGATGCAGCGGGCCGAGCGGCTCAACGGCCTGATCCAGGACTTCGAGGGCACGATCACCGGCATCGTCACCACCATCGGCGGCGCCGCCACGCAACTGCAATCGACCGCGCAGGGCCTCGCCGGCACCGCGAACCAGACCGCCAGCCAGTCGACCGCCGTCGCTGCCGCCGCCGAGGAGGCGACCACGAACGTCAACACCGTGGCCGCCGCCGCCGAGGAACTGGGCAGCTCCGTCCAGGAGATCGGCCGGCAGGTGGACGGGTCGGCCGCCCTCTCCCGCACCGCGGTGGACGAGGCGGGGCAGACGGGCAAGCTGGTGCAGGACCTCAGCGAGGCCGCCGCCCGCATCGGCGACGTCGTGGCGATGATCTCCGACATCGCCGGCCAGACCAACCTTCTGGCGCTCAACGCGACGATCGAGGCCGCGCGCGCGGGCGAGGCGGGCCGCGGCTTCGCCGTGGTGGCGGCGGAGGTGAAGGAGCTCGCGAGCCAGACGGCGCGGGCGACCACGGACATCTCGGAGCAGATCGCCCGCATCCAACGCTCGACCGGCACGGCGGTCGGAGCGATCGGCGACATCGCCACCCGCATCCGCGAGATCAGCAGCGTCTCCACCTCGATCGCGGCGGCGGTCGAGGAGCAGAGCGCGGCGACCCAGGAGATCGTCCGCAACGTCGCCCAGGCCGCGACCGGGACGAGCGAGGTGACGCACAACATCTCCGGCGTCGCCCGCGCCTCGGAGCAGACCGGGACGGCCGCCGCCCACGTGCTCGGTGCCGCCACGGAGCTGTCTCAGCAATCCGATCACCTGCGGGCCGAAGTCCGACGCTTTCTGGCCACGGTGCGCGCGGCCTGA